A window of the Henckelia pumila isolate YLH828 chromosome 3, ASM3356847v2, whole genome shotgun sequence genome harbors these coding sequences:
- the LOC140888335 gene encoding receptor kinase-like protein Xa21 has product MSNGGLCGDPIYGVPPCHEKTVSVLKRKKAILRFVFIFLGISVLVFVLALSYILERYRKKNKTETPADISLNTTPLRVPYHELLRATKGYNESHLLGTGSYGSVYKARLQNGDDVAVKVFNLKSEGGFKSFDTECEVLRKLRHRNLCKVIGSCSNEEFKALVLEYMPNGSLEKLLYLENNYLNMVQRLKIMIDVACALEYLHHDYSTPIVHCDLKPSNVLLDDDMVAHLSDFGIAKLLSDGEFSNHLQFPDQPH; this is encoded by the exons ATGTCTAATGGAGGACTTTGTGGTGATCCTATATATGGAGTTCCACCTTGTCACGAAAAAACCGTGTCTgtgttgaaaagaaagaaagcgATTCTTCGTTTCGTATTCATTTTCCTGGGGATCTCGGTGCTAGTTTTCGTGCTAGCGTTGTCATATATACTTGAAAGGTACCGCAAGAAAAACAAGACTGAAACTCCAGCAGATATTTCATTGAATACAACACCATTACGAGTCCCGTATCACGAACTTTTAAGGGCGACTAAAGGGTACAATGAGAGCCATTTACTTGGAACAGGAAGTTATGGTTCGGTCTACAAAGCGAGGCTTCAGAATGGAGACGATGTGGCGGTAAAAGTGTTCAACTTGAAATCAGAAGGTGGATTCAAGAGTTTTGACACTGAATGCGAAGTACTACGCAAGCTTCGCCATAGAAATCTCTGCAAAGTCATTGGTAGTTGCTCCAATGAAGAGTTCAAGGCATTGGTTCTCGAATATATGCCGAATGGAAGCCTCGAGAAGTTGCTATATTTGGAAAACAACTACTTGAATATGGTGCAGAGACTGAAGATAATGATAGATGTAGCATGTGCATTAGAATATCTACACCATGATTACTCGACACCTATCGTTCACTGTGATTTAAAGCCAAGCAATGTGCTCTTAGATGATGATATGGTTGCCCATTTGAGCGATTTTGGAATCGCGAAGCTATTGAGCGATGGA GAATTCAGCAACCATCTGCAATTCCCCGACCAACCTCATTAA